A single genomic interval of Theropithecus gelada isolate Dixy chromosome 16, Tgel_1.0, whole genome shotgun sequence harbors:
- the CCDC42 gene encoding coiled-coil domain-containing protein 42 isoform X1, with protein sequence MSLGIMEEEDLAEYFRLQYGERLLQMLQKLPNVQGQSESPSIRLLEKKKETKIMHHNMLQKKKMFQRRMETLNLRWEELGVKEAQLKAHIQKFEQFIQENDQKRIRAMKKANKERELKRQHMQELSKGKQEMVALRLEHQRLSAKLQDYSIFNKYLEKVVENSEFEEIHEVIARYKTLVSMHHDLMQSAQEGQEKIERAKARLARYMEEKDDEILQQNNELARLQMRFDHARSNVIIWESRWAHIQNTAAKKTLLLGTIKMATLNLFQIVSKQLKEVTEVALEDTHKQLDMIQQFIQDLSDIWAEVKKKEQQQVRV encoded by the exons ATGAGTCTGGGTATCATGGAAGAGGAAGACCTGGCCGAGTACTTCCGGCTGCAGTACGGGGAGCGGCTGCTGCAGATGCTCCA GAAACTCCCCAATGTTCAGGGACAGTCGGAGTCCCCATCTATCCGGCTactggagaagaaaaaggagacgAAAATCATGCATCATAATATGCTGCAGAAGAAGAAG ATGTTTCAGCGCAGAATGGAAACCCTGAACCTGCGCTGGGAGGAACTGGGCGTTAAGGAAGCCCAGCTGAAGGCTCACATCCAGAAGTTTGAGCAGTTCATCCAG GAGAACGACCAGAAACGGATCCGCGCCATGAAGAAAGCCAACAAGGAACGAGAACTCAAGCGCCAGCACATGCAGGAGCTGAGCAAGGGCAAGCAGGAGATGGTGGCGCTGCGGCTGGAGCACCAGCGGCTGAGTGCCAAGCTGCAGGACTACTCCATCTTCAACAAGTACCTAGAGAAGGTGGTGGAGAACTCCGAG TTCGAGGAGATCCATGAGGTGATTGCGCGCTACAAGACGCTGGTGAGCATGCACCACGACCTCATGCAGTCTGCGCAGGAGGGCCAGGAGAAGATCGAGCGCGCCAAGGCCCGGCTGGCGCGCTACATGGAGGAAAAGGATGATGAGATCCTGCAGCAAAACAATgagctggcaaggctgcagatgCGCTTCGACCATGCCCGCAGCAATGTCATCATTTGG GAATCTCGCTGGGCACACATCCAGAACACGGCAGCCAAGAAGACGCTCCTGCTTGGCACTATTAAGATGGCCACGCTGAACCTCTTCCAGATCGTGAGCAAGCAGCTGAAGGAGGTGACCGAGGTGGCCCTGGAGGACACCCACAAGCAGCTGGACATG ATCCAACAGTTTATCCAAGACCTGTCAGACATCTGGGCAGAGGTGAAAAAGAAGGAACAACAGCAAGTCCGGGTTTAA
- the CCDC42 gene encoding coiled-coil domain-containing protein 42 isoform X2 translates to MSLGIMEEEDLAEYFRLQYGERLLQMLQKLPNVQGQSESPSIRLLEKKKETKIMHHNMLQKKKMFQRRMETLNLRWEELGVKEAQLKAHIQKFEQFIQENDQKRIRAMKKANKERELKRQHMQELSKGKQEMVALRLEHQRLSAKLQDYSIFNKYLEKVVENSEESRWAHIQNTAAKKTLLLGTIKMATLNLFQIVSKQLKEVTEVALEDTHKQLDMIQQFIQDLSDIWAEVKKKEQQQVRV, encoded by the exons ATGAGTCTGGGTATCATGGAAGAGGAAGACCTGGCCGAGTACTTCCGGCTGCAGTACGGGGAGCGGCTGCTGCAGATGCTCCA GAAACTCCCCAATGTTCAGGGACAGTCGGAGTCCCCATCTATCCGGCTactggagaagaaaaaggagacgAAAATCATGCATCATAATATGCTGCAGAAGAAGAAG ATGTTTCAGCGCAGAATGGAAACCCTGAACCTGCGCTGGGAGGAACTGGGCGTTAAGGAAGCCCAGCTGAAGGCTCACATCCAGAAGTTTGAGCAGTTCATCCAG GAGAACGACCAGAAACGGATCCGCGCCATGAAGAAAGCCAACAAGGAACGAGAACTCAAGCGCCAGCACATGCAGGAGCTGAGCAAGGGCAAGCAGGAGATGGTGGCGCTGCGGCTGGAGCACCAGCGGCTGAGTGCCAAGCTGCAGGACTACTCCATCTTCAACAAGTACCTAGAGAAGGTGGTGGAGAACTCCGAG GAATCTCGCTGGGCACACATCCAGAACACGGCAGCCAAGAAGACGCTCCTGCTTGGCACTATTAAGATGGCCACGCTGAACCTCTTCCAGATCGTGAGCAAGCAGCTGAAGGAGGTGACCGAGGTGGCCCTGGAGGACACCCACAAGCAGCTGGACATG ATCCAACAGTTTATCCAAGACCTGTCAGACATCTGGGCAGAGGTGAAAAAGAAGGAACAACAGCAAGTCCGGGTTTAA